Genomic DNA from Acidimicrobiales bacterium:
AGCACGTACCACAAGAGCGCGAGTGCGACGGCGAAGGCGACCGGGCGCGCCGCACGGCCGAGGCTCGCCCGGACGGCGCCCGACACGCCGCCCGCTGCCCCGGGGCCGGCCACCTCCCCGATCGTCTCGCTCGCCGAGCGCACCGGATCGTCCCGTCCCCTCGAGGCCTCAGACGCCGGCGCCAGTCACCTCCGCCTGCTTGCCGCGGGCTTCGCCGCCGTCTTCTTCGCCGGCTTCGTCGTCGGTGCGCCGGCCCACAGCTCCCTGGTCACCGGGAACCGCTTGGAGACGATGCCCTCGGCGGCGGAGCGGTCCAGCACGAGCTGGAGCAGCTTGACGTTGAACGCCGTCGGGTACGAGCCGAGCGGCGTGTGCGCCGCCTGCGCGCGCGTGACCCCGAGGAAGTCCGGGAGGACGTCGATCGCAGCCCTCGGATGCTTGCGCAGGAACTGCTGCGTCGCCATCATCGCGGCGACGAAGCGCTCGACGACGGAGCGGTGCGTCGCCACGTAGCGGGCGCTGCCGAAGTAGGCGGTCGCCGGCGAGCCGTAGGGGCCGAAGAACAGGTTGTCGTCCCCGATCTTGCGGATCTGGCCCGCCGCGAGCGCCGCGCCGGCGTAGGGGGCGACCACGTCGCACACGTCGGCCTCACCCGTCTGGAGCGCGGAGACCATCGCCTGGAAGGGGATGGCGATGAACTTCACCGACGACGGGTTCACCCCGTTCTGGGCGAGGAGCCACTTCGCCTGCGCCTCGTCCTGCCCGTTCAGCACGTTGACGCAGAACGTCTTCCCGG
This window encodes:
- a CDS encoding ABC transporter substrate-binding protein; this encodes MNRQVSRSRAAALAAALVAGSLVASAGGAAVASPPRHRAPAARSASISVGLAALWISAPIYVAELHGFFAREHLNVAPVIVASTPAMVAAIQSGSMQFGAGALTTEFQAESQGIGLKILAPNAGLEPNLQVTAVAANSPITSLKEVAGKTFCVNVLNGQDEAQAKWLLAQNGVNPSSVKFIAIPFQAMVSALQTGEADVCDVVAPYAGAALAAGQIRKIGDDNLFFGPYGSPATAYFGSARYVATHRSVVERFVAAMMATQQFLRKHPRAAIDVLPDFLGVTRAQAAHTPLGSYPTAFNVKLLQLVLDRSAAEGIVSKRFPVTRELWAGAPTTKPAKKTAAKPAASRRR